The proteins below are encoded in one region of Candidatus Binatia bacterium:
- a CDS encoding DUF4019 domain-containing protein, whose product MSLFFVILLHGTAGPAMGGNLEGPPEAKNAAQAWLGLLDKDEFATAWKKTAPHFQEKMKEKDFVGDLKRARADLGAFRSRQLVDVQALVDPPKSPPGRYVVLLYKTTFAKHLPVDERVSMVATDKGDWSVAGYHFVR is encoded by the coding sequence TTGAGTCTTTTTTTCGTGATCCTTCTCCACGGCACGGCAGGGCCCGCCATGGGAGGGAATCTGGAGGGCCCCCCCGAGGCCAAGAATGCTGCCCAGGCTTGGCTGGGCCTCCTCGACAAGGACGAGTTCGCTACGGCCTGGAAGAAGACGGCCCCTCACTTCCAGGAGAAGATGAAGGAAAAGGATTTCGTCGGGGACTTGAAGCGTGCTCGAGCGGATCTCGGAGCGTTCCGCTCTCGACAGCTTGTAGATGTCCAGGCCCTGGTCGATCCGCCCAAAAGCCCTCCGGGCCGCTACGTGGTTCTCCTCTACAAGACCACGTTCGCCAAGCATCTACCGGTCGACGAGAGGGTGTCGATGGTCGCGACAGACAAGGGTGATTGGTCGGTCGCGGGCTATCATTTTGTTCGCTGA
- a CDS encoding TolC family protein — protein sequence MFAEGPRKFIASDLQIRDPWFAVCALLAATLLGPGARIAEAQDADPGGAGLVADLTTALGRTYENNPGLAASRADQRAVDEEIPQAKADWFRPTISGKADGNYTLYRQSQGASSRGREAAPVREDIFEPSLSGNLSFPIFRGGSTLNGLRAAEASVAAGSNNLAGTEQSLLGATATGYANVAYYQTLVGINREEIKKGYAPLAKMLETMVRSRTSTVTDLAQVHVQLASARADLESNIAELATATETFERLVGAPPGELDPKVQFSIGATGLDAAIEIGLAENPGLLAARADVESSRFEVAKLKGALLPDLSLQALVDQEWEKLRYVDDENKRISDSDRTSTFGAVASIPIYEGGARYSEIRQQRQELAAAQANLQYVQRETRVGVRSGWQQYRAYQRELAAYDKAIQAGRVAVEGKLKEFRNGTTSTQEVLISRENLFDAMEAQAYAQLQQTTSLVQLLTAMGRFDAKSLELPVTLYDPGKYLDEVRDRWIGYEID from the coding sequence TTGTTCGCTGAAGGGCCGAGGAAATTCATCGCTTCGGACCTGCAAATCCGCGACCCCTGGTTCGCAGTCTGTGCACTCCTGGCGGCAACCTTGTTGGGGCCGGGTGCGAGAATTGCCGAAGCACAGGATGCCGACCCTGGAGGAGCCGGTCTTGTTGCAGACTTGACGACCGCGCTGGGTCGCACCTACGAGAACAATCCGGGGCTCGCGGCATCGCGTGCGGACCAGCGGGCAGTCGACGAGGAGATCCCGCAAGCGAAAGCGGATTGGTTTCGCCCGACGATCAGCGGGAAGGCTGATGGGAACTACACGCTCTATCGCCAGAGCCAGGGGGCTTCCTCCCGCGGGCGCGAGGCGGCACCTGTGCGCGAGGATATTTTTGAACCCAGCCTGAGCGGAAATCTTTCCTTCCCGATATTCCGAGGCGGGTCGACGTTGAATGGCCTCCGCGCGGCGGAGGCATCCGTCGCAGCAGGCAGCAACAATCTCGCGGGAACGGAGCAGTCCCTGCTCGGAGCGACGGCGACAGGCTACGCCAACGTCGCCTATTACCAGACACTGGTAGGGATCAATCGTGAGGAGATCAAAAAAGGCTACGCACCGCTCGCGAAGATGCTGGAAACCATGGTTCGTTCTCGCACCAGTACGGTGACCGACCTGGCGCAGGTCCATGTCCAGTTGGCGAGTGCTCGTGCCGACCTCGAGTCCAATATCGCGGAGTTGGCGACGGCCACGGAGACGTTCGAACGGCTCGTGGGGGCGCCTCCCGGAGAACTCGACCCGAAGGTTCAATTCTCCATTGGCGCAACCGGATTAGACGCGGCTATCGAGATCGGCCTCGCGGAGAATCCGGGCCTTCTTGCTGCCCGGGCCGACGTCGAAAGCAGCCGTTTCGAGGTCGCGAAGCTCAAGGGGGCGCTTCTGCCGGACCTGTCTCTCCAGGCTTTGGTTGACCAGGAGTGGGAGAAGCTCCGCTACGTCGATGATGAGAACAAACGTATCTCTGATTCGGATCGAACCAGCACCTTTGGCGCAGTCGCTTCGATTCCGATCTACGAAGGTGGAGCGCGGTATTCGGAAATTCGCCAACAGCGTCAGGAGCTGGCAGCTGCCCAGGCAAACCTTCAATATGTCCAGCGCGAAACCCGCGTCGGGGTTCGGTCGGGCTGGCAACAATACCGGGCCTACCAGCGAGAATTGGCAGCTTATGACAAGGCCATCCAAGCGGGGCGCGTTGCGGTCGAGGGTAAATTGAAGGAATTCCGCAATGGTACGACCTCGACGCAGGAAGTCCTGATCAGCAGGGAGAATCTCTTCGACGCCATGGAGGCGCAGGCCTACGCGCAGCTCCAGCAGACCACCAGCCTGGTCCAGCTGTTGACCGCGATGGGCAGATTCGATGCGAAATCACTCGAGTTGCCGGTTACTCTTTACGACCCCGGGAAGTATCTCGACGAAGTTCGAGATCGCTGGATTGGCTACGAGATCGATTGA